The genomic window TGACGGACGGCCACGCGCTGGTGCTACGCAACGTGGCCCTGACGGGGCTCACGGAGGCCCTCCACCTCGCGCCCGGAGCCCGCGCGTCGCTCGAGGGGGTGCGCTGCGACGTCGGCATGCGGTGCCTGGAGCTCCGCGAGAACGCCGATGCCGACGTTCGAACGGCCGTGTTCGCCCTCGAGACGCCGTACGCGAGCGTCCCGCCCGCATCGCGCGGCGTGAGGGCGGACAAGGGGGGATCCGATCTTCGGCTGCGTGAGGTGACGGTCTCGGGGTTCGACGTGGGTGTCGACCTATTTTCAGCCACCGCATCGCTGACGGACGTCCGGGTGCGCGCCGAACGCATCGGGATCTCCGTGGGGAACGTGGCGAACTTCGCTCGTCCGAGGGTCGACCTTCGGGGCGGCCTCGTCGCAGACACCCCGACGTGCGTGGAATCGAGTCGAGCCGACGTGTCGATGCACGACGTGGCGTTGGCACGATGCGGCGTCGCCTACGACGTGGGGCCCGGATCCGAGGCCTCGTTGGCGCGCACCAGCATCGTCGATGCGGGGGCGTTCCCCAGCACTGCGGGTGCGATCCGGGTCGAAGGTAGGTCGTATGCCACGACCCGCCTCACCCTCCGAACCACGGAGATCGTCCGCGCTGCGGAAGCAGGCATCGTTCTCGACGGACCGAAGATCCACGCGGACTTCGGGGTCGACGGCGACCCCGCCCAGTCGACGATCACCACCGATGCCCCAACGACCTGGGCGGTCGACGATCGACGCCCCGATTCCGGCTCGCAGGACTCGGGAACCGTCACCCTGCACGGCCTCTGGTTCGACGACGACGGCGATTGGGTGACGCCGATGATCGACCAAACGGAAACCGGTCCGGGCCGTCTCAGCGAAATCCTCGTCGGCACGACCTACACGTACCCCTACGACATCGTGAACGGCGCGGAGGTCGAGGTCGTGGGCCTCATCGCCGATGGACCGACCGGTCCGATCGGGACGACGCAGTAGGCGACGGCTGCGCGCACCTGCGGCGGCCCCCCGCCGTCGCGACCGAGGGTGGTAGCGTCGCCCCTCGATGGAGGGCGTCCAGGACGAATCCCGAAGCGCGTGGGGGCGCGGCGTGCGGCGCGCGGGGGCGGCCGTGCGGCGGCTGGCGCAGCGGTGGCGCCGCGCCCGCGTCGCGACCCTCACCGCGGCGCTGGCGTACTACGCGGCGTTCTCCCTCGGGCCGCTGCTGCTGCTGCTCGGGGGCTGGGCGGCGGCGACGTTGCGGGCGCGGCCCGACCTGGCGGAGCGCTACCGGACGGCGCTCGCGGAGGTCCTCGCGCCGATCCTGCCCGCCGGTCTCGCCGCCCCGGATCTGGTCGACCGCAGTTTCGACGTCGTCGTGACGCAACTCTCGTCGGGCACGACGCTGCGCACGGCGCTGTCGCTGCTGGTGCTGCTGTGGGCGGCCAGCGGCTTCTTCGCCAGCCTGCAGCGCGCGCTGGAGACGATCTTCGAGGTCCCGCGCGAGCGGGGCTTCTTGCGGACGCGCGCGATCGCGCTGGCGTTGATCGCGTCGGTCGCCGCCGTCATCGCCCTCGAGCTGCTCGGGGGGACGTTGGCGGCGTGGACGTGGCGGACGCTGCAGACCGCCAGCACTGCGCTGGAGCCGTTCGGGCTGGCGCTGCCGGACCCGCCCGCCGCCCTGGCGGGGCCCGGCCTGTGGCGGTTGGCGCTCGGGTTCGCGGCGTTCACGCTGACGTACCGGCTGCTGCCCGGGCGGACGGCGCGGTGGCGGGGCGCGGCGCTGGGGGCGGGGATCAGCGTCGCGGGGCTGCAGGCGATGCGGGTGCTGTTGCCGCTCGCCTTCGACGAGGCGCGCTTCAACCTGGTGTACGGCGTCGTCGCGTCGCTCGTGGTGCTGCTGTTGTGGCTGTACCTGGCGCTGTTGTTGTTCCTGCTCGGGGCGTTGGTGGCGGCGGAGGCGTCGGCGGAGATCCGCGCGCGCGAGGGCGCGCGCGCCGCGCCGGACCCGGTGGGCTAGCATGCACGGCATGCCCGACGCCGACCTCGACCGCCGCGAACCGTGGGGGTGGCTGCGCCGCCTGCTGGCCGGCTTCTGGTTCTACGTCACCGCCCGATTCCTGTTCCGCCTCTACGCGAAGATCGTGCACGGCCTGCGGACGCGGGGGCGCGACCGCGTCCCCCGCGAGGGGGGCCTGGTGGTGGCGGTGAACCACTTCAGTACCCTGGATCCCCCGATGATGGGCGTGACGATGCCGCGCGAGATCTCCTTCATGGCGAAGAAGGAGCTGTTCGAACGCCCCGCGTTGCGGGCCTTCGTCGAGGGCCTGCACGCGTTTCCCGTCGACCGAGAGCGGAGCGACCTGGCGGCGATCAAGGAGGCCTCGCGCCGCCTGAAGGCGGGGCGTGCGGTCGGGGTGTTCGTGCAGGGCACCCGCGATTCCGCCGACGCCGAAGCGCTCGACGGCGCGGCGTTCCTGGCGCAACGCACCGGCGTGCCGCTGCAACCCGCGGCGGTCTGGCGCGAGGGACGGCGCTACGTCGTGGCGTACGGTGAGCCGTTCGAGGTCACGGGGCGGGGGAAGGTCGCGATGCGCGAGGGGACCCGCGAGACCGTCGCCCGCATCAACGCGTTGTTGCCGTCCAGCACGCACATGATCGCGCCTCCCGCGCTCGAGCCGGTGGCGGGCGAGGGCGCCCCGCCGACCCCCGTCGACCCCCCCGAAGGTGCGGCGCGGGACACGCCTTCGTAACGAAGGTCGCGCGCACGACGCACTTCGCGAAGGTGTCACCCTTGCCCGGCCCGGACCGGCATGCTACGGTGCCGGTCAGCAACACCACCCCCGAAGGAGGAATGCCAATGGCGACGAGTAAGACCGTGTCGAAAGCCGACCTCGTGACCACGGTGTCCGAGGAGACCGGCCTCAAGAAGAAGGACGTCAAGGACGTCATGGACGCGATGCTGGATCAGGTCACCACGAGCCTCGACAAGGGCGCGAAGGTGCAGCTGACCGGCTTCGGGACGTTCGAAGTGCGCGCCCGCAAGGCCCGCACCGGCGTGAAGCCCGGCACCACCGAGAAGATCAAGATCCCCTCCAGCAAGTACCCGGCGTTCAAGCCCGGCAAGAGCCTGAAGGAAAAGGTCAAGTAAGACCCCCACCGACGACGTTCCGCACGACGTGCGGAGTCCGGGCGGCCGTTCGCGGCCGCCCGTCGTCGTGCGGGGGGAACGACGCGGGAACCATGCGGGAACGAATCGGGGACGCATCGGGACCGACGCGGGGCGGACGGGGAACGTCGCCCCCGACGCCCCGCTCGTGAACGACGTCACGTACGCTGTCGGGACGTTCGCCCCTAGCGCCGAGGCGACGTTCCGGGTCCGTCGCCGTCGGCCTCGCCTCGCCCCGACCCGTCCCCCATGCCCCAGCGCACCCCCCACGTCGTGGTCGTCGGCGCCGGCTTCGCCGGCCTCGAGGTCGTCAAGGGCCTGAAGCGGACCCCGGTCCGCGTCACGCTCGTCGACCAACACAACCACCACACGTTCCAACCGCTGCTCTACCAGGTCGCCGGCGCCCAACTCGACGCCGGCGAGGTCGCCCACCAGGTCCGCGCCGTCCTCCGCCGCCAAGCCAACGCCCGCTTTTTGCAGGGCACCGTCACCGGCGTCGACTGGACGGCGAAGACCGTCCGCGTCACCGACCCCGGCGCCCCCGGCGCGCCCGACGGCGTCCCCCCCGACGACGTGCACGACCTGGCGTTCGACGAGCTCGTCGTCGCGCCCGGCGCCATCTACGCCGACTTCGGCGTCCCCGGCGTGCGCGAGCACGCCCACTTCCTCAAGAGCCTCAGTGAAGCGGTGAACCTGCGCAGCGCCCTGCTCCGCCGCTTCGAGGCGGCCGCCGCCGCCGAGGCGCGCGGCGACGCACCGAAGCCGGGCACCCTGACGTTCGCGATCATCGGCGGCGGCCCGACCGGCGTCGAGATGGCCGGCGCCCTCGCGGAGCTCGTGCACGGGGTGCTGCCCGGCGACTACCCCGACCTCGACCTCGCGCGGGCCCGCATCGTGCTCCTCGAGATGAGCGACGCGCTGCTGCCCCCCTTCGCCCCCGCTTCGCAGCGCCACGCCCGACGCGTCCTCGAGCGACGGGGCGTGGAGGTCCGCACCGGCGCCGCCGTCGCCGAGGTCCGCCGCGACGGACTCGTGCTCGAGGGCGGCGACGTGCTCCCCGCCCACACGACGATCTGGGCGGCGGGGGTCGAAGCGCACCCGCTCGCGAAGGCGCTCGGGCTCGAGACGACCCGCGGGGGGCGCCTCGTCACCGCCGCCGACCTCTCGCTGCCCGGCACCGACGGCGGCTGGGCGGCGGGCGACGTCGCCGCCACCCACGACGACGACGGGCGCCTGCATCCGCAGGTGGCGCCGGTCGCCATCCAGCACGGCCAGCACGTCGCCCGCGCGATCCGCGCGAAGCTCGCCGGCCGCCCCACGCCGCGCTTCCATTACGCCGACAAGGGCATGATGGCGATCATCGGCCGCAACGCCGGCGTCGCGGAACTCTCCCGCCGCCTGGGCGGCCTGCAGCTCCGCGGGTTCCTCGGGTGGTTGGGGTGGCTGCTGATCCACCTGGTGTACCTCCCCGGCCACCGCAACCGCCTCGGGGCGTTCGTGACGTGGGCGTACGCCTACCTCACCCGCGACCGTCACGCCCGCCTCATCACCGCCATGGAGCCCTCCCCGGCCGAACGGACCGGCCGCACCGGGCGCGTCGTCACCGTCCCGCCCCCCGACCCGGATCCCGCGGGGGGGACGGCGGGCGGTGCGGCGGGCGGCGACACCTCGCGCGCCGCGTAGCGGCGCGCTGGGTATCGTGCGCGGCATGGACCTCCACGCCGCCCGCGACGTCGCCATCCACGCCGCCGAAGAAGCCGCCCGCATCCAACGCGCCGCGCTGGGCGGCGACCTGGAGATCGCCACGAAATCCAGCGAGACCGACCTCGTCACCCGCGTCGACACCGCCTGCGAGGCCCGCATCCGCACGATCCTCGGCGAGGCGTACCCGGGCCACGCGGTGCTCGGCGAGGAGGAGGGCGCGACCGGCGCGACCGATGCGCCGCGGTGGATCATCGACCCGCTCGACGGGACCCTGAACTACGCGCACGGCTTCCCCTTCTACTGCGTCTCGATCGCCCTGGAGGTGGACGGCGAGGTCCAGGTCGGCGTGGTCCTCGATACGCCCCGCGACGTCCTGTACGAAGCGGTGCGCGGCGAGGGGGCGCGCGCCGACGGCCGCCCCCTCGCCGTGAGCGAGGAGACCGAACCGATCCGCGCCATGCTGGCGACCGGGTTCCCCTACCTCCCCTCCGGGCAGCACGCCAACCTCGACGTGTTCGCCCGCGTCCTGCCGCAGGTCCGCGCCGTCCGCCGGCCCGGCGCCGCGGCGCTGGATTTGTGCATGGTCGCCGCCGGTCACCTCGACGGCTTCTGGGAGATGAAGCTCAACGCGTGGGACGTCGCGGCCGGCCTCCTGATCGTGCGCGAGGCGGGCGGGACCGTCACCGCCGGGGACGGCGGACCGTACGACCTGCACGATCCGGTCGTCGTCGCCAGCAACGGCGCGATCCACGCCCGCCTGGTGGACCTCCTGGACCTCGGTGCCGCCATGGCCGACACGGACGCCGCGACCCCGTAGCGGAGGCCGCGAGGCCGGCCGTCAGGCGCCGGGGGGCACGTCCGCGTCGACGTCGTCGTCGAACAACGCCGTGCTCAGGTAGCGCTCGAACCCGTCCGCCGCGAGCGCGACGACCACCTTCTCCGGCCCCAGGTCGCGCGCGACCTGGAGCGCCGCATGCACCGTCGCGCCGGAACTCATGCCGATCGACATGCCCTCCTCGCGCATGATCCGCCGCGCCAACGGGAACGCCTCCTCCTCGTACACCGCGATCACGTCGTCGAGCAGATCGACGTCGAGGTTCGGGGGCACGAACCCGGGACCCATGCCCTGGAACCGGTGCTGGCCCTTCTCCCCCCCGGTCAGCACCGGACTGCGGGCCGGCTCGACGCCGACCACCCGCACGTCCGGCTTGCGCGCCTTCAGGGCCCGCCCGATCCCGCTGATCGACCCGCCCGTCCCGGTCGCCCACACGAACGCGTCGATGCGGCCCTGCATCTGCGCCCAAATCTCCGGGCCGGTCTCCGCCTCGTGGATCGCCGGGTTNNNNNNNNNNNNNNNNNNNNNNNNNNNNNNNNNNNNNNNNNNNNNNNNNNNNNNNNNNNNNNNNNNNNNNNNNNNNNNNNNNNNNNNNNNNNNNNNNNNNTCGATGATCCGCTGTCCGCTGCCCGGCGTCAGGACCCCCCGCGCCTCCGCGTCGCGGATCATCCCCCACGCCGTGCGGTCCTTGATGCTGCCGGCGGGGTTGAAGCCCTCCAGCTTGAGCCACACCTCCGCCATGTCCGGCTCGACGACGCTGCGCAGCCGCACGATCGGCGTATCGCCGATCAGCGCATCGAGGCGCCGCACCGGCGGGTGGGCGTCCTCGGGGGTGGCGGGGTGGTCGCTCACGCGACCCCCTCGCGCCGCGGCCAGCGTTCGTCGTCGCGCAGACCGACCCACGTCTCGCTGCGCTGCCACAGCGCGGCGGTGACGGCTTCGTCCCGGGCGGCGGCGGAGGGGGCCTTCACCGCCTCGTCGACCAGGAACGCGCCGTTCGGCTCGGGGGGCGGCGCCGCCGTCGCCGCCCACACGCCGGTCGCGGCGCCCTGCTCGGGCGTGCGGCCGAACGCCCGCTGCGCGAGCGCCACGAGGCCCGAGAGCAGCCCCGAGCCGCTCCCGAAGTTCGTGTTCACGAAGCCCGGGTGGAAGGCGTACGAGCGCAGCGCCGGGTGCGGCGCGCGGCGCGCCAGCTCGCGGGCGAAGTGCACGTTCGCCTGCTTGGACCAGCCGTACGCCCGCAGGGCGTTGTACGGCACGCCGTAGGCGGCGCGCTCGAGGTCGATGGGGCCGGAGCGTTCCGCGCTCGAGGAGGTCGTCACGACCCGCGGGGCGTCCGCCGCGGCGAGCGGCGCGCGGAGCAGGTGCGTGAGCAGGAACGGGCTCAGGTGGTTGAGCGCGAACGTGCGCTCGTAGCCGTCCTCGGTCAACGCGCGCTGGTGCACGTACGCCCCGGCGTTGTTCACCAGCAGGTCGAGGGTGGGGGCGGCGTCGGCGAGGTCGCCCGCGACGCGGCGCACGTCCTCCAGGCTCGCGAGGTCGGCGGGGTGGAAGCGGACCTCCGCCCCGTCGCGGGCCTCCGCGGCGACGGCGTCGCGCGCCGCGCTGCCGCGGGCGCCCCCGCGGGAGACGAGGTGCAGATCGAAGCCGTGGCGCGCGAGGGCGCGGGCGATCTCGTAGCCGATGCCGCCGCTCGCGCCGGTCACGATGGCGGTCGGGCGCGCGCCGGGGTGCGGTGCGGGCGTCGCGCCGGACGGGTCGGTGGGGGGCGTGGCGTCGCTCATGCCCGCACCGTACCGGCCACCGCCCCCCGCGAACGCCCCCGCGGCTACCCTGAGCGGGTGCCCACGGATCCCCTCCACCGCACCGACGACGGCAGCGCGACGCTGTGGAGCGACGCGGCGCAGCAGACGTACCACTCGGGGCGCGGCGCCCTCGCCGAAGCCCGCCACGTGTTCCTGGCGGGGTCCGGCGTCGCGGACCGCCTCGCGGATCCGTCCGGCGGTGCCGGTCGGCCCCTGCACGTGCTCGAGGTCGGTCTAGGCACCGGCCTGAACCTCCTCCTCACCCTCGACGCGCAGGCCCGCCGCCGGCCGCCCCACCCCCTCATCTACCGCGCGCTCGAGGCCGCCACGCCCGATCCCGCGCTCGTCGACCGCCTCGGCTACGAAGCGCACCTGCACGCCCCGTCGCTCGCCGCCGCCTGGCGCGCCGTCCTCACCGACCTGCACGCCCGCGGGGCGCCCCCCGGCCCGCCGGACCCGTACGCGTTCGCCCCGGCGCCGGACGCGCGCCTCGAGGTGGCGCTCGGGCCGGCGACCGACGCGCGCGGTGCGCCGCACGGCGCCGCCGCGACCGCCCTCGCGCCGGGCACGCTGGACGC from Trueperaceae bacterium includes these protein-coding regions:
- a CDS encoding NAD(P)/FAD-dependent oxidoreductase, whose protein sequence is MPQRTPHVVVVGAGFAGLEVVKGLKRTPVRVTLVDQHNHHTFQPLLYQVAGAQLDAGEVAHQVRAVLRRQANARFLQGTVTGVDWTAKTVRVTDPGAPGAPDGVPPDDVHDLAFDELVVAPGAIYADFGVPGVREHAHFLKSLSEAVNLRSALLRRFEAAAAAEARGDAPKPGTLTFAIIGGGPTGVEMAGALAELVHGVLPGDYPDLDLARARIVLLEMSDALLPPFAPASQRHARRVLERRGVEVRTGAAVAEVRRDGLVLEGGDVLPAHTTIWAAGVEAHPLAKALGLETTRGGRLVTAADLSLPGTDGGWAAGDVAATHDDDGRLHPQVAPVAIQHGQHVARAIRAKLAGRPTPRFHYADKGMMAIIGRNAGVAELSRRLGGLQLRGFLGWLGWLLIHLVYLPGHRNRLGAFVTWAYAYLTRDRHARLITAMEPSPAERTGRTGRVVTVPPPDPDPAGGTAGGAAGGDTSRAA
- the mnmD gene encoding tRNA (5-methylaminomethyl-2-thiouridine)(34)-methyltransferase MnmD: MPTDPLHRTDDGSATLWSDAAQQTYHSGRGALAEARHVFLAGSGVADRLADPSGGAGRPLHVLEVGLGTGLNLLLTLDAQARRRPPHPLIYRALEAATPDPALVDRLGYEAHLHAPSLAAAWRAVLTDLHARGAPPGPPDPYAFAPAPDARLEVALGPATDARGAPHGAAATALAPGTLDAIYHDAFSPDASPALWSEAFLAACARALRPGGRWVSYTVAGAVRRRLAAAGLDVRKAPGPPGGKREMTVATRPTPET
- a CDS encoding pyridoxal-phosphate dependent enzyme; this encodes NPAIHEAETGPEIWAQMQGRIDAFVWATGTGGSISGIGRALKARKPDVRVVGVEPARSPVLTGGEKGQHRFQGMGPGFVPPNLDVDLLDDVIAVYEEEAFPLARRIMREEGMSIGMSSGATVHAALQVARDLGPEKVVVALAADGFERYLSTALFDDDVDADVPPGA
- a CDS encoding pyridoxal-phosphate dependent enzyme — encoded protein: MSDHPATPEDAHPPVRRLDALIGDTPIVRLRSVVEPDMAEVWLKLEGFNPAGSIKDRTAWGMIRDAEARGVLTPGSGQRII
- a CDS encoding SDR family NAD(P)-dependent oxidoreductase; protein product: MSDATPPTDPSGATPAPHPGARPTAIVTGASGGIGYEIARALARHGFDLHLVSRGGARGSAARDAVAAEARDGAEVRFHPADLASLEDVRRVAGDLADAAPTLDLLVNNAGAYVHQRALTEDGYERTFALNHLSPFLLTHLLRAPLAAADAPRVVTTSSSAERSGPIDLERAAYGVPYNALRAYGWSKQANVHFARELARRAPHPALRSYAFHPGFVNTNFGSGSGLLSGLVALAQRAFGRTPEQGAATGVWAATAAPPPEPNGAFLVDEAVKAPSAAARDEAVTAALWQRSETWVGLRDDERWPRREGVA
- a CDS encoding YhjD/YihY/BrkB family envelope integrity protein — protein: MEGVQDESRSAWGRGVRRAGAAVRRLAQRWRRARVATLTAALAYYAAFSLGPLLLLLGGWAAATLRARPDLAERYRTALAEVLAPILPAGLAAPDLVDRSFDVVVTQLSSGTTLRTALSLLVLLWAASGFFASLQRALETIFEVPRERGFLRTRAIALALIASVAAVIALELLGGTLAAWTWRTLQTASTALEPFGLALPDPPAALAGPGLWRLALGFAAFTLTYRLLPGRTARWRGAALGAGISVAGLQAMRVLLPLAFDEARFNLVYGVVASLVVLLLWLYLALLLFLLGALVAAEASAEIRAREGARAAPDPVG
- a CDS encoding lysophospholipid acyltransferase family protein, whose amino-acid sequence is MPDADLDRREPWGWLRRLLAGFWFYVTARFLFRLYAKIVHGLRTRGRDRVPREGGLVVAVNHFSTLDPPMMGVTMPREISFMAKKELFERPALRAFVEGLHAFPVDRERSDLAAIKEASRRLKAGRAVGVFVQGTRDSADAEALDGAAFLAQRTGVPLQPAAVWREGRRYVVAYGEPFEVTGRGKVAMREGTRETVARINALLPSSTHMIAPPALEPVAGEGAPPTPVDPPEGAARDTPS
- a CDS encoding HU family DNA-binding protein, which encodes MATSKTVSKADLVTTVSEETGLKKKDVKDVMDAMLDQVTTSLDKGAKVQLTGFGTFEVRARKARTGVKPGTTEKIKIPSSKYPAFKPGKSLKEKVK
- a CDS encoding inositol monophosphatase family protein produces the protein MDLHAARDVAIHAAEEAARIQRAALGGDLEIATKSSETDLVTRVDTACEARIRTILGEAYPGHAVLGEEEGATGATDAPRWIIDPLDGTLNYAHGFPFYCVSIALEVDGEVQVGVVLDTPRDVLYEAVRGEGARADGRPLAVSEETEPIRAMLATGFPYLPSGQHANLDVFARVLPQVRAVRRPGAAALDLCMVAAGHLDGFWEMKLNAWDVAAGLLIVREAGGTVTAGDGGPYDLHDPVVVASNGAIHARLVDLLDLGAAMADTDAATP